The Winogradskyella schleiferi genome has a window encoding:
- a CDS encoding amino acid adenylation domain-containing protein, with protein sequence MIYTIPKILENAAKKHPEKEALKYMSQSLSYIEFYSNSKKLATLLIHLNIKKGDRVGIYMNRCIESFIAVYGITMAGGVFVPLDPTAPKDRTRFLINDCDINHLITVKTQNRAITALTQESTTLKTIIGLDTDLELKTISWAQVFNTNIAEVEFPRILGKDLAYVMYTSGSTGLPKGIMHTHNSCLAYAKGSQELYDVNVSDVFASHAPLHFDISTFAYFTVPLGCATNVILSDAHTKMPVSLAQLIEKENISIWYSAPQALIQLLLNGLIEEKNMSSLRWVLFGGEVFPNKYIKQLISLWPNAKFSNVYGPAEVNQCTYFNIDKSFKFENDLPLGLVWENTDYRILDENDKPVEHGKSGILAIRSETMMLGYWNNQKLTEKSLYKEAILPDYDHVFFKTGDVVKKDDNSDLVFIGRNDRQVKIRGYRVELNEIEATLLKHSNVKEAIAYMGKNESNSGDSITAVVILNINDKNDVVKELEIHCAESLPKYAVPEQIYIMNEFPRTTSDKIDRNKIKTKIAHSYNE encoded by the coding sequence GCGAAAAAGCATCCTGAAAAGGAAGCACTTAAGTATATGTCTCAATCTCTGAGTTATATAGAATTTTACAGTAATTCGAAGAAATTAGCGACGTTATTAATTCATCTCAATATAAAAAAAGGAGATCGCGTAGGTATTTATATGAACCGTTGCATAGAGTCTTTTATTGCAGTTTATGGAATTACAATGGCTGGTGGCGTATTTGTGCCATTGGATCCCACAGCACCTAAAGACCGTACTCGGTTTTTGATCAATGATTGTGATATTAATCATTTAATAACCGTAAAAACACAAAATAGAGCAATAACAGCATTAACTCAAGAATCCACAACATTAAAAACAATTATTGGTTTAGACACAGATTTAGAACTTAAAACCATATCATGGGCTCAAGTTTTTAACACCAATATAGCAGAAGTTGAATTTCCAAGAATCTTAGGAAAAGATTTAGCTTATGTGATGTACACCTCTGGGTCAACAGGTTTGCCCAAAGGTATAATGCATACGCACAATAGTTGTTTAGCCTATGCTAAGGGTTCACAAGAGCTTTATGATGTAAATGTTTCCGATGTTTTTGCAAGTCATGCGCCATTGCATTTCGATATTTCCACCTTTGCCTATTTTACAGTGCCATTAGGATGTGCTACAAACGTCATTTTATCCGATGCGCATACTAAAATGCCTGTGAGTTTAGCACAATTAATTGAGAAAGAAAATATTAGTATATGGTATTCTGCACCTCAAGCATTAATACAATTGTTGTTAAATGGGCTTATTGAAGAGAAAAATATGTCATCCTTACGCTGGGTTTTATTTGGTGGTGAAGTCTTTCCGAATAAATATATAAAACAGTTAATCAGTTTATGGCCCAATGCCAAGTTTAGCAATGTTTATGGTCCTGCCGAAGTTAATCAGTGCACTTATTTTAATATTGATAAAAGTTTTAAATTCGAAAATGATTTACCGCTCGGATTGGTTTGGGAAAATACCGATTACCGCATTCTGGACGAAAATGATAAACCAGTGGAACATGGAAAATCCGGAATCTTGGCCATAAGGAGCGAAACCATGATGCTTGGTTATTGGAATAATCAAAAACTTACAGAGAAATCATTATACAAAGAGGCTATTTTACCTGATTATGACCATGTCTTTTTTAAAACAGGCGATGTTGTAAAAAAAGACGACAATAGCGATTTAGTGTTTATTGGTCGTAATGATAGACAAGTGAAAATAAGGGGCTATCGTGTTGAATTGAATGAAATTGAAGCAACACTTCTTAAACACAGTAATGTTAAAGAAGCTATTGCATATATGGGAAAAAATGAAAGTAATTCAGGAGATAGCATAACTGCAGTTGTTATATTAAATATAAATGATAAAAACGATGTAGTTAAGGAATTGGAAATACATTGTGCTGAAAGTTTACCCAAATATGCGGTTCCAGAACAGATTTATATTATGAATGAATTTCCTAGAACAACTTCAGATAAAATAGATAGAAATAAGATTAAAACAAAAATTGCACATAGTTATAATGAATGA
- a CDS encoding acyl carrier protein, with translation MNETLINYIKNQLIVSNEAIDINEEDDLLGSGLVDSLGMMKLISFIEKEYELKIPAQDMVIENFMTVSCISDYLKSRA, from the coding sequence ATGAATGAAACTTTAATCAATTATATAAAAAATCAGCTTATTGTGAGTAATGAAGCGATTGACATCAATGAAGAAGATGATTTGCTGGGTAGCGGATTAGTAGATTCATTGGGAATGATGAAACTTATAAGTTTTATAGAAAAAGAATATGAATTAAAAATACCAGCGCAAGATATGGTCATCGAAAATTTTATGACGGTATCCTGTATTTCGGATTATCTAAAAAGTAGAGCATAG
- a CDS encoding S41 family peptidase, whose translation MKKSILLLILLFSITALSAQISGKLMQYPDVSDTHITFTYGNDVWIVSKSGGIANRLSSPAGAESFPRFSPNGKMIAYTANYNGNSDVYVINVKGGIPKRLTYHGMNDKVLGWTPDGKSVLFASSRESGRQRYSQFYTVSSEGGTPEKLSVPYGEYAAFSDDGNKIAYTDRSRVSRNWKRYRGGTAPDILVFDLKTFKTENITNNTANDELPMWIGETIFYMSDNGPNKRNNLWKYDLNTKTNSQLTQFKDYDITFPESSNSEIIFEVGGNLYLYNIVSGETNEVNIQIISDQKDLIPEIKKVEDYVQNATLSPDGNRVVVQARGELFNLPATEGFVSNITNTSGVAERSPAWSPDGKHLACWSDADGEYQLLLYDMEGTNKPKKITKHKNGFYYHIYWSPDSKKIAFVDQAMNITYVDIDSGKETTIDKGKYMFHGSLNNFSVTWSPDSNYFAYSRSTDNRARTALFVYDIKKNAMKQLTSGYYNDDSPEFSEDGKYLFFKTSRTFQPEYSDMDNTFIYPNSSNLAVATLDNSTASLLSVKNDAYEIKKEEDENDKKKEDDKSKDEASKKEIKTTKIDFDGFEERVELLDIPAGNFGNLTALKDKLIFAKYPNSGADSESSPSLHYYDFKEREVKQIIADVSNYLVASNGDKILIAKDSKFAVIEIGENKKIEKSVPLQDMNMTVIPKEEWKQIFNDVWRFERDFFYDPNMHGVDWEMMKTRYGKLIEQANTRNDVNIIIGDLIAELNASHTYNGGGDRESSKRMNVGYLGADLKLNNGAFQIHKILSGASWDAEVRSPLAKPGLEINEGDYILAINGTPIDTEKPISASLQGLADTAVKLTVNSSPNMKDAKHIVVKPLSSETRLRHLAWIENNRIRVDEATNGKVGYIYVRSTGRDGQNEMVRQFYAQMEKEGLIIDERFNSGGQIPDRFIELLDRKPLAFWAVRDGKDWAWPPSGNFGAKVMLINGFSGSGGDAFPDYFRKRELGPLIGTRTWGGLIGISGAPTLIDNGGVTVPTFRMYNPSGEWFKEGHGVDPDIEVVEDFQSLAKGRDAQLEAGITEVMKLMETNFKTPSRPAYEKRN comes from the coding sequence ATGAAAAAATCAATTCTTCTTTTAATTCTGTTGTTTAGTATAACCGCACTATCTGCACAAATTAGCGGTAAATTAATGCAATATCCAGATGTTTCAGATACACACATCACCTTTACTTATGGTAATGATGTTTGGATAGTGTCTAAATCTGGAGGTATTGCCAACAGATTAAGCTCACCTGCTGGAGCAGAAAGTTTCCCTCGCTTTTCCCCTAATGGTAAAATGATTGCCTACACCGCCAATTATAATGGAAACAGTGATGTCTATGTCATTAACGTTAAAGGAGGTATTCCAAAACGATTAACCTATCATGGCATGAATGACAAAGTATTAGGTTGGACACCGGATGGAAAGTCTGTACTATTCGCTTCATCTAGGGAAAGTGGACGTCAACGCTACAGTCAATTTTATACCGTATCGTCTGAAGGTGGCACTCCCGAAAAGTTAAGTGTTCCTTATGGAGAATATGCCGCTTTTTCCGATGACGGCAACAAAATTGCTTACACTGATCGATCTAGAGTATCTCGAAATTGGAAACGTTATAGAGGAGGCACAGCTCCAGACATTTTAGTTTTTGACCTCAAAACGTTTAAAACAGAAAACATTACAAATAATACTGCAAATGACGAACTGCCGATGTGGATTGGAGAGACTATCTTTTACATGTCTGACAATGGGCCAAACAAAAGAAATAACCTTTGGAAGTATGATTTAAATACCAAAACCAATAGTCAATTAACCCAATTCAAAGATTATGACATTACATTTCCAGAAAGTAGCAATAGTGAAATTATCTTTGAAGTTGGAGGTAACTTATACCTGTACAACATAGTTTCCGGCGAAACCAATGAAGTTAATATTCAAATTATTTCAGACCAAAAAGATCTCATTCCTGAAATAAAAAAAGTAGAGGATTATGTACAAAATGCGACGTTGAGTCCAGATGGTAATCGTGTGGTTGTTCAAGCCAGAGGCGAATTATTTAATTTACCAGCAACAGAAGGCTTTGTATCCAACATTACGAATACTTCTGGCGTTGCTGAGCGCAGTCCTGCTTGGTCACCAGACGGGAAACATTTAGCGTGCTGGAGCGATGCTGATGGAGAGTATCAATTGCTTCTATACGACATGGAAGGTACTAATAAACCTAAAAAAATTACCAAACATAAAAATGGCTTTTATTACCATATTTATTGGTCACCTGATAGTAAAAAAATAGCGTTCGTAGATCAAGCTATGAACATAACATATGTAGATATTGATAGTGGTAAGGAAACAACAATTGACAAAGGTAAATACATGTTTCATGGGAGTCTAAATAATTTTTCAGTGACTTGGTCACCCGATAGCAACTATTTTGCTTATTCCAGAAGTACAGATAACAGAGCAAGAACAGCGTTATTTGTCTATGATATAAAGAAGAATGCCATGAAACAATTAACTTCAGGTTACTATAATGACGACTCACCTGAGTTTAGCGAAGATGGTAAGTATTTGTTTTTTAAAACCAGTCGTACGTTTCAACCTGAATATTCAGACATGGATAATACGTTCATCTATCCGAATTCATCCAATCTAGCCGTGGCTACTTTGGATAATTCTACCGCTTCATTGTTATCCGTTAAAAACGACGCCTATGAAATAAAAAAAGAAGAGGATGAAAATGACAAAAAGAAGGAGGATGACAAGTCGAAAGATGAAGCTTCTAAAAAAGAAATCAAGACCACAAAAATAGATTTTGATGGTTTTGAAGAGCGCGTAGAACTTTTAGATATTCCTGCCGGAAATTTTGGCAACTTAACAGCATTAAAAGATAAATTAATATTCGCTAAATATCCAAATTCCGGTGCCGATTCCGAAAGCTCTCCGTCATTACATTATTATGATTTTAAAGAAAGGGAAGTCAAACAGATTATAGCTGATGTTTCTAATTACCTCGTTGCTTCCAATGGAGACAAAATTCTAATTGCAAAAGACTCTAAATTCGCTGTCATTGAAATCGGAGAAAATAAAAAGATTGAAAAATCTGTGCCTTTACAAGATATGAACATGACTGTGATCCCGAAAGAAGAATGGAAACAAATTTTTAATGATGTATGGCGTTTTGAACGCGACTTTTTCTACGATCCAAATATGCATGGTGTCGATTGGGAAATGATGAAAACACGTTATGGAAAACTAATTGAACAAGCCAACACAAGAAACGATGTCAATATTATAATTGGTGACTTAATTGCAGAATTAAATGCCTCTCACACTTACAATGGTGGTGGTGATAGAGAATCATCAAAACGCATGAATGTTGGTTATCTGGGTGCCGATTTAAAACTCAATAATGGTGCATTTCAAATACACAAAATTCTTTCTGGAGCTTCTTGGGATGCCGAAGTACGATCGCCTTTAGCAAAACCTGGTTTAGAAATAAATGAAGGTGATTACATTTTAGCAATCAATGGCACACCTATAGATACAGAAAAACCTATTTCAGCATCTTTGCAAGGTTTGGCAGACACGGCTGTGAAATTAACTGTAAATAGCAGCCCAAATATGAAGGATGCTAAACATATCGTTGTAAAGCCCTTAAGTTCTGAAACCCGTTTAAGACATCTCGCCTGGATTGAAAACAACAGAATACGTGTTGATGAAGCTACTAATGGAAAAGTAGGCTACATTTATGTTCGCAGTACAGGAAGGGATGGCCAAAATGAAATGGTAAGACAATTCTATGCGCAAATGGAGAAAGAAGGCTTAATCATTGATGAGCGCTTTAATAGTGGTGGTCAGATTCCAGATCGTTTTATAGAACTTTTAGACAGAAAACCACTCGCCTTTTGGGCGGTAAGAGACGGCAAGGATTGGGCATGGCCTCCATCTGGTAACTTTGGAGCAAAAGTGATGCTTATCAATGGGTTTAGTGGTTCTGGAGGCGATGCTTTTCCAGATTATTTTAGAAAGCGGGAACTTGGACCGCTTATCGGCACAAGAACTTGGGGAGGACTTATTGGTATCTCAGGAGCACCTACACTTATAGATAATGGAGGTGTTACCGTACCGACGTTTAGAATGTATAATCCTTCGGGTGAATGGTTTAAGGAAGGTCATGGTGTAGATCCTGATATCGAAGTAGTGGAAGATTTCCAAAGTCTAGCTAAAGGAAGAGATGCACAGCTCGAAGCAGGAATTACAGAGGTTATGAAACTTATGGAAACTAATTTTAAAACACCGTCTAGACCAGCTTATGAAAAGAGGAATTAA
- a CDS encoding TonB-dependent receptor: MKNILLCLAFIALSGTVVAHEISGTVTAENNKPIEGVNIYNQNTGGYAYTNVSGYYELDDISVGDVIVISGLGYEKQQFIIAENQLDATIDIVLQESAVSLDQVVLVSKLNVLSQFANVDIKTNPIKSSQEILRKVPGLIIGQHAGGGKAEQIFLRGFDIDHGTDITISTDGLPVNLVSHAHGQGYSDLHFVIPELVDNIDFGKGPYYADKGNFNTAGYIELNTKKSIDDNLVKLELGQFNTLRSVNLFKISESKYSSAFIASELVLTDGVFDSPQNFNRLNILGRYNFNNYEDEELTLSFSHFQSRWDASGQIPTRAVEQGLIGRFGAIDDTEGGLTSRSNIWVNHTKQIDEHQRIKSKAYISKYDFELYSNFTFFLEDPVNGDQIKQKESRTIIGGESVYNRTFHIENHDVQLSFDAGVGFRYDDVNDVELSRTKNRNETLERLAFGDVDELNGYAFFSGNYKTKKWTLNPGLRIDYFKFGYVDFLEENYETLSENKVIVSPKFNTIFAASPKLQLFGKLGYGFHSNDSRVATANTGEETVPSAFGVDIGTIVKPADRLVLNAALWSLFLEQEFVYVGDAGVVEPSGKSRRYGVEFGFQYQINDWLFLNSDINYTVARSVDEPDGQDFIPLAPDLTSVGGITIKDLGKFSGSLNYRYVDDRPANEDDSIVADGYFVSDFNFNYNFAKNWTFGIIIENVFDVEWNETQFATETRLFNETDPVEDITFTPGSPFFARAMLSVRF, translated from the coding sequence ATGAAGAATATCTTACTATGCCTAGCGTTTATAGCGCTAAGCGGTACTGTTGTCGCCCATGAAATTAGCGGTACAGTTACAGCAGAAAACAATAAACCCATCGAAGGTGTAAATATTTACAATCAAAATACTGGTGGTTACGCTTATACAAATGTATCAGGTTATTATGAATTAGACGATATATCAGTAGGTGACGTCATTGTCATTAGCGGTTTGGGTTATGAAAAACAACAATTTATCATTGCAGAAAATCAATTGGATGCCACCATTGATATTGTGCTTCAAGAATCCGCAGTATCCTTAGATCAAGTGGTATTAGTGTCTAAACTAAATGTCTTAAGTCAATTTGCCAACGTGGATATTAAAACGAACCCAATAAAATCTTCCCAAGAGATTTTGAGGAAAGTACCTGGATTAATTATAGGGCAGCATGCTGGAGGTGGAAAAGCTGAGCAAATTTTCTTAAGAGGGTTTGATATTGATCATGGTACAGATATAACTATAAGTACAGACGGTTTACCTGTTAATTTGGTTTCCCATGCACATGGACAAGGCTATTCTGATCTGCATTTTGTAATTCCAGAACTTGTTGATAATATCGATTTTGGAAAAGGACCCTATTATGCAGACAAAGGAAATTTTAATACCGCAGGTTATATTGAATTGAATACAAAAAAGTCAATAGATGATAATCTTGTAAAACTAGAGTTGGGTCAATTCAATACACTAAGATCCGTTAATTTATTTAAAATTTCCGAGAGTAAATATAGCAGTGCTTTTATAGCTTCAGAATTAGTGCTTACGGACGGTGTATTTGATTCGCCGCAAAACTTTAATCGTTTAAACATCTTAGGTCGTTATAATTTTAATAATTACGAAGATGAGGAATTAACGTTGTCATTTTCTCATTTTCAAAGCCGATGGGACGCTTCTGGACAAATTCCTACAAGAGCTGTGGAGCAAGGTCTTATCGGACGCTTTGGTGCTATTGATGATACAGAGGGCGGTTTAACTAGTCGTTCTAATATTTGGGTTAATCATACCAAACAAATCGACGAACATCAGCGCATAAAGTCAAAAGCATATATATCTAAATATGATTTTGAACTGTATTCAAATTTTACATTTTTTCTTGAAGACCCTGTAAATGGCGATCAGATTAAACAGAAAGAAAGCCGAACAATAATTGGTGGAGAAAGTGTTTACAACAGAACGTTTCACATCGAGAATCATGATGTACAATTAAGTTTTGATGCTGGTGTAGGTTTTAGATATGATGATGTTAACGACGTAGAATTGTCACGTACAAAGAACAGAAACGAAACCTTGGAGCGATTAGCTTTTGGAGATGTGGATGAATTAAACGGTTATGCTTTTTTTAGCGGTAACTACAAAACAAAAAAATGGACTTTAAACCCTGGTTTAAGAATTGACTATTTTAAGTTTGGTTATGTAGATTTTTTAGAGGAAAACTATGAAACATTAAGCGAAAATAAAGTCATTGTGAGTCCTAAGTTCAATACTATTTTTGCAGCATCACCGAAGTTACAATTATTTGGTAAATTAGGTTATGGGTTTCATTCTAATGATTCTCGTGTAGCAACGGCAAATACAGGTGAAGAAACCGTACCATCTGCTTTTGGAGTGGATATAGGCACCATAGTAAAACCTGCTGATAGATTAGTTTTAAACGCGGCTTTATGGAGTTTATTCTTGGAACAAGAGTTTGTTTACGTGGGTGATGCAGGAGTTGTGGAGCCAAGCGGAAAATCAAGACGTTATGGTGTGGAATTTGGATTCCAATATCAAATTAATGATTGGTTGTTTTTAAATAGTGATATTAACTATACCGTAGCGCGAAGTGTAGATGAACCAGATGGACAAGATTTTATTCCCTTAGCGCCAGATTTAACATCTGTTGGCGGAATAACAATAAAAGATCTTGGTAAATTCTCTGGAAGTCTAAACTATAGATATGTAGATGACAGACCTGCAAATGAGGATGATTCGATAGTTGCAGATGGTTATTTCGTTTCGGACTTCAACTTCAACTATAATTTTGCAAAAAATTGGACATTTGGAATCATCATAGAAAATGTGTTCGATGTCGAATGGAATGAAACACAGTTTGCTACCGAAACGCGCTTGTTTAATGAAACAGATCCAGTAGAAGATATTACGTTTACACCTGGTTCACCTTTCTTTGCAAGAGCGATGCTATCGGTTAGATTTTAA
- a CDS encoding organic hydroperoxide resistance protein, whose amino-acid sequence MKTLYEATTKAEGGRAGHIKSEDGPLDHNLSVPKSMGGDGGNGTNPEQLFGAAYGACFGGALQSVAKNEGITIDEEALSVTAVIGFCKDDDGFFLEATLDCYIPGVDLETGEDLVEKAHEACPFSKATRDNITVTLNLLLDE is encoded by the coding sequence ATGAAAACATTATATGAAGCAACCACAAAAGCTGAAGGCGGAAGAGCAGGTCACATCAAATCCGAAGATGGTCCTTTAGACCATAATCTTTCTGTACCAAAATCAATGGGAGGTGATGGTGGAAATGGCACTAACCCAGAACAACTTTTTGGTGCCGCTTACGGTGCATGTTTTGGAGGCGCACTGCAATCCGTTGCAAAAAATGAAGGCATTACAATCGATGAAGAAGCGTTAAGCGTCACCGCAGTTATAGGATTTTGCAAAGACGATGATGGTTTTTTCTTAGAAGCCACTTTAGATTGCTATATTCCAGGAGTCGATTTAGAAACCGGAGAAGACTTGGTAGAAAAAGCACATGAAGCTTGTCCGTTTAGTAAAGCCACACGTGATAATATTACAGTAACTTTGAATTTATTGTTGGATGAGTAA
- a CDS encoding non-ribosomal peptide synthetase has protein sequence MKPETNYIETNIPLTQSQLLLWMGQKMNPKSPMYNMAHAFEISGAINEEIFRQSFQDLIDSADVFRITFAENKGIPFQNILKEVQYQLKIEDFSSKNQANLEETLHQRTEELFDLDQLLFDSVLYKLSDAKYVWFLNLHHLVTDATSSTILFENFSKIYTKHLEQSNNDSVEIPQYKDYLNFERIAANDKEKDAVRLYWKETAKEVSAPPVLYGQTQKENSTLSYRTKVKLGAERIAKLESLSSQPEIRCWTKDLTYFNIFLTALFVYIKRISNEDKLAIGALSHSRVTNAFKKTAGMFVELFPLVTEFSTDDTFMSVYNKVRNETNDYLRNAQPGMANAEASRGFNVVLNYIKANFSEFNGIPTKSTWIHPNHCDPSHHMRCTVYDMDGTGDIELYFDLNAEVFNTNLQQQVPMHLLTILDAFLDDASQVIDKPSLVSNDIIREGLSTFKFNDSYKPFLLKIADVIANNGDAVAIRNGKETYTYLELDHLSNAMYHKLKNKGASSGDRIGVHLYRSSEYIIALIAILKLDAVFVPIAADQPEDRINYIIENSDCSIIITTSVLVDKFSENGIPILDLDKEDWRENNLHNEIVFPESQPDQLAYILYTSGSTGRPKGVMVTHNNLSNYLFWCNDFWGTQTKFAFCTSISFDITYTAIFLPLYHGGEVIVYKEDTEGPDASVFRMLEDNRADSIILTPSHLLLFIGKGNSESKLRNMIVIGEDFKTDLATKIQNEYHKDLSIYNFYGPTEVTIGSTITKYNPQIHTNVSVPIGVPIYNTIVLLLDDHLNAVPDGVVGNLYLGGYGVAKGYVKRPDLSAERFIKNPFLSTDVIYNTGDLVRLNSNGEYEFFGRKDNQVKLNGHRIELREIEHVLEQLEGIKEAVALVIHSDDDSLKKMSQLIAFYRGNSEIDSLTLKTHLELKLPKYMVPLQYRYLREFPLTPNAKVDRKALGEMDDVQLKSDLPYVAPRNEIEEIIANIWTELLEVEKISVHDNFIALGGHSLLAMRITSQLNEILEMENPLDKIFVYPTVASYGKYVEETIIKLLAD, from the coding sequence ATGAAACCTGAAACCAACTATATAGAAACCAATATACCGTTAACGCAGAGCCAGTTGTTATTATGGATGGGACAAAAAATGAATCCAAAAAGTCCCATGTATAATATGGCGCATGCTTTCGAAATATCTGGTGCTATAAATGAAGAAATTTTTAGGCAATCATTTCAAGATTTAATTGATTCTGCTGATGTTTTTAGGATTACGTTTGCCGAAAACAAGGGAATTCCGTTTCAGAATATCTTGAAAGAGGTGCAATACCAGTTGAAAATTGAAGATTTTTCAAGTAAAAATCAGGCAAATTTAGAAGAAACATTACACCAACGTACGGAGGAACTTTTCGATTTAGATCAACTGCTTTTTGATTCAGTCTTATATAAGCTTAGCGATGCTAAATACGTTTGGTTTTTAAATTTACATCATTTAGTTACGGACGCCACCTCATCTACGATTCTATTTGAAAATTTCAGCAAAATATATACAAAGCATTTAGAACAATCGAATAATGATTCTGTAGAAATTCCACAATATAAAGACTACCTAAACTTTGAGAGGATTGCAGCGAACGACAAAGAAAAAGATGCTGTTAGACTATACTGGAAAGAAACAGCTAAAGAAGTATCTGCACCACCTGTTTTATATGGGCAAACTCAGAAAGAAAATTCCACGTTATCATATCGAACAAAAGTAAAACTTGGGGCTGAGCGTATCGCGAAGCTGGAATCACTTTCAAGTCAACCTGAGATTCGCTGTTGGACAAAAGACCTGACTTATTTCAATATTTTTTTAACGGCATTGTTTGTTTATATAAAAAGAATAAGTAATGAGGATAAGCTGGCCATTGGTGCTCTATCCCATAGCAGAGTGACAAATGCGTTTAAGAAAACGGCAGGTATGTTTGTGGAATTGTTTCCTTTGGTTACAGAGTTTTCCACAGACGATACATTTATGTCAGTTTATAATAAAGTACGAAACGAAACCAATGATTATTTGAGAAATGCACAACCTGGAATGGCAAATGCAGAGGCCAGTAGAGGTTTTAATGTGGTACTTAATTATATTAAAGCAAATTTTTCAGAATTTAATGGTATACCTACAAAATCGACATGGATTCATCCTAACCATTGCGATCCGTCCCATCATATGAGGTGTACGGTTTATGATATGGATGGTACTGGAGATATTGAACTGTATTTTGACTTGAATGCTGAGGTTTTCAATACAAACTTACAACAACAGGTGCCAATGCACTTACTCACTATTTTAGATGCTTTCTTAGATGATGCTTCTCAGGTAATCGACAAACCTTCATTGGTTAGCAATGACATAATTAGAGAAGGACTAAGTACGTTTAAATTTAACGATTCTTACAAGCCCTTTCTTCTAAAGATTGCAGATGTTATAGCGAACAATGGCGATGCGGTTGCCATACGGAATGGTAAAGAAACATATACCTATCTGGAGTTAGATCATTTGTCTAACGCCATGTACCATAAGCTGAAAAATAAGGGAGCTTCTTCTGGTGATCGTATAGGTGTCCATCTATATCGATCTTCAGAATATATTATTGCGCTAATTGCTATTTTGAAGTTAGATGCCGTGTTTGTACCTATTGCAGCAGACCAACCCGAAGATCGTATAAATTATATCATAGAAAATTCGGATTGCTCAATAATAATTACAACGTCTGTTTTAGTTGATAAATTTTCAGAAAACGGAATTCCTATTCTAGATCTTGACAAAGAGGATTGGCGAGAAAACAATCTTCATAATGAAATAGTTTTTCCAGAGAGTCAACCAGATCAATTGGCTTATATACTCTATACATCAGGTTCAACAGGTCGACCAAAAGGGGTTATGGTTACCCATAATAATTTATCAAATTATCTTTTTTGGTGTAATGATTTCTGGGGAACCCAGACAAAATTTGCCTTTTGTACCTCCATTAGTTTCGATATCACCTACACCGCGATTTTCCTACCGCTGTATCATGGAGGAGAAGTTATCGTTTATAAAGAAGATACTGAAGGACCTGATGCCTCAGTGTTTCGAATGTTAGAGGATAACAGGGCAGATTCCATAATTTTAACGCCTTCGCACTTACTATTGTTTATAGGTAAAGGGAATTCTGAATCAAAGCTTAGAAATATGATTGTTATTGGTGAAGATTTTAAAACCGACTTGGCGACTAAAATTCAAAATGAATATCATAAAGATTTATCTATTTATAATTTTTACGGTCCTACTGAAGTTACCATTGGCAGTACCATTACAAAATATAACCCTCAAATTCATACTAATGTTTCGGTTCCCATAGGAGTTCCTATTTATAATACCATTGTTTTGTTGCTAGATGATCATTTAAATGCTGTGCCAGATGGTGTTGTTGGTAATTTATATTTAGGAGGTTATGGTGTGGCGAAAGGCTATGTGAAACGACCAGATTTATCTGCAGAGCGCTTTATAAAAAACCCATTTTTAAGTACTGATGTCATATACAATACTGGTGATTTAGTGAGGCTCAATAGCAATGGGGAATATGAATTCTTTGGGCGAAAAGATAATCAGGTTAAACTCAATGGCCATCGCATAGAACTGCGCGAGATTGAGCATGTGCTAGAGCAGCTAGAAGGCATAAAAGAAGCTGTAGCATTGGTTATACATAGTGATGATGATTCCTTGAAAAAAATGAGTCAATTAATAGCATTTTACAGAGGAAATTCTGAAATAGATTCTTTGACGCTAAAAACGCATTTAGAATTAAAATTACCGAAATATATGGTTCCGCTTCAATATCGATACTTAAGGGAATTTCCCTTAACACCAAATGCAAAAGTAGATCGAAAAGCTTTAGGCGAAATGGATGATGTTCAATTAAAATCTGACCTGCCTTATGTCGCTCCAAGAAATGAAATTGAAGAGATAATTGCGAACATTTGGACTGAACTATTAGAAGTGGAAAAAATTAGTGTCCACGATAATTTCATTGCCTTAGGTGGTCATTCTTTATTGGCGATGCGAATTACCAGCCAGTTAAATGAAATTCTGGAAATGGAAAACCCACTAGACAAAATTTTCGTATATCCTACTGTAGCCTCTTATGGAAAGTATGTTGAGGAAACCATTATAAAGCTATTAGCCGATTAA